In Paenibacillus algicola, a genomic segment contains:
- a CDS encoding ThuA domain-containing protein: MKKALIVWGGWDGHEPEQVAGIFEEILKEHEFEVEVSNTLDAFADAARLKELDLIVPVWTMGEIKEEYVKNVSEAVQSGTGLAGCHGGMCDAFRTNVDWQFMTGGQWVAHPGNDGVEYTVEIRHSSSPLVHGMSHFKVVSEQYYLHVDPAVDVLASTRFPLADGPHRLNNPVDMPVVWTKRWGVGRVYYNALGHQANIVEMPQVKELMRRGLLWAAEGKQAPEAMEAAQSQGTYTGMSDSQL; encoded by the coding sequence ATGAAAAAAGCATTGATCGTATGGGGCGGCTGGGATGGACATGAGCCCGAGCAGGTCGCAGGTATTTTTGAAGAAATCTTGAAAGAGCATGAGTTTGAGGTCGAGGTGTCCAACACGCTGGATGCCTTCGCAGATGCCGCCCGGCTGAAGGAGCTGGATCTGATCGTTCCGGTCTGGACGATGGGCGAGATTAAAGAGGAATATGTCAAAAATGTTTCGGAAGCCGTCCAAAGCGGCACCGGACTTGCCGGCTGCCATGGCGGCATGTGCGATGCATTCCGTACGAATGTAGACTGGCAGTTTATGACCGGTGGACAATGGGTAGCACATCCCGGCAATGACGGCGTTGAGTATACGGTCGAAATCCGGCACAGCTCAAGTCCCTTGGTGCACGGAATGTCCCACTTCAAGGTCGTATCCGAGCAGTATTACCTGCACGTCGATCCTGCAGTGGATGTTCTCGCCTCTACCCGATTCCCCCTGGCAGACGGCCCGCACCGCCTGAATAACCCGGTCGATATGCCGGTTGTGTGGACCAAGCGCTGGGGCGTTGGACGCGTGTACTATAACGCGCTGGGCCATCAGGCAAACATCGTCGAGATGCCGCAGGTGAAGGAGTTAATGAGACGCGGCCTGCTGTGGGCAGCGGAAGGCAAACAGGCACCGGAAGCCATGGAAGCCGCCCAATCTCAAGGAACCTACACCGGGATGAGCGACAGCCAGCTGTAA
- a CDS encoding Gfo/Idh/MocA family protein — protein sequence MLVSLRVGMIGYKFMGKAHSNAYRALPMFFPKAAKPEMAVICGRDGQAVQEAADRFGWAESETDWRALIARDDIDIIDINAPSDAHKEIALAAAQAGKHIFCEKPLALSLKDAREMLQAAETAGIKHMTGFNYRFSPAVQLVKKLITSGRLGQIYHFRAWFLQDWILDPSFPLVWRLQKEIAGSGSHGDLGAHLIDLAHYLVGDLEEVIGMSETFIKERPLAAEMTGLSAKGSADGPKGEVTVDDATLFLSRFKNGALGSFEATRFAAGHRSTNAFEINGSLGSVRFDFERMNELEVYFTSDAEDVQGFRRVLATDPAHAYAEAWWPPGHTIGFEHTFIHEFLEFTTAIQENRQPEPSFADGVKCQAVLEAVDRSIAERRWVSISEM from the coding sequence ATGCTTGTGTCGCTGCGAGTTGGAATGATCGGTTATAAATTTATGGGTAAGGCCCACAGTAATGCATACCGGGCGCTGCCGATGTTCTTCCCGAAGGCAGCCAAGCCGGAGATGGCCGTCATCTGCGGCCGCGACGGTCAGGCCGTACAGGAGGCGGCAGACCGCTTCGGATGGGCGGAGTCCGAAACCGACTGGCGGGCCCTCATTGCCCGAGACGATATTGACATTATTGATATTAATGCGCCCAGTGATGCCCACAAGGAGATTGCTTTGGCGGCCGCTCAGGCCGGAAAGCATATTTTCTGTGAGAAGCCGCTGGCGCTAAGCCTGAAGGATGCCCGGGAGATGCTTCAGGCTGCGGAGACTGCCGGCATCAAGCACATGACGGGCTTCAACTACCGCTTCTCCCCGGCCGTACAGCTGGTCAAAAAGCTGATTACAAGCGGACGTCTGGGGCAGATTTATCACTTCCGGGCCTGGTTCCTGCAGGACTGGATTCTCGACCCCAGCTTTCCGCTCGTCTGGCGCCTGCAGAAGGAGATCGCCGGCTCCGGCTCCCATGGTGATCTGGGGGCGCATCTGATCGATCTTGCCCATTACCTCGTCGGGGATCTGGAAGAGGTTATCGGCATGAGCGAAACGTTTATTAAGGAGCGTCCGCTCGCCGCCGAAATGACCGGGCTGAGTGCCAAGGGCAGCGCAGACGGTCCCAAGGGCGAAGTCACCGTAGATGATGCGACACTGTTCCTGAGCCGGTTCAAGAACGGCGCACTGGGCAGCTTTGAGGCAACCCGGTTTGCTGCAGGACATCGCTCGACCAATGCCTTTGAGATCAACGGCAGCCTGGGCAGCGTACGATTTGATTTTGAGCGGATGAATGAGCTGGAGGTTTATTTCACCTCGGATGCCGAGGACGTGCAGGGCTTCCGGCGCGTGCTGGCCACCGATCCTGCCCATGCGTATGCGGAGGCCTGGTGGCCGCCGGGTCATACGATCGGGTTCGAGCACACCTTTATCCATGAATTCCTGGAATTCACGACAGCTATTCAGGAGAATCGCCAGCCCGAGCCGAGCTTTGCAGATGGTGTGAAGTGTCAGGCTGTGCTGGAGGCTGTGGACCGCTCTATCGCGGAACGCCGCTGGGTATCCATTTCGGAAATGTAG
- a CDS encoding MerR family transcriptional regulator, protein MEYTIQKLAEMAGVSTRALRYYDEIGLLHPNRISSSGYRIYSRREVERLQQIMFYRELSLPLDTIQELLDAPGFDSLAALKGHREQLLGQKQRLDLLIQNVERSIAAAEGSMTMRDVDKFEGFKRQQVEENERKYGEELRTKYGEETVSRANHKLQGMSPEQYEAVTALEQQLKATLATAIQSGDPAGEQAQQAAELHKRWLCFYWDSYSKEAHAGLAQMYVDDERFTAYYDQEQPGTAAFLRDAILVYTGQ, encoded by the coding sequence GTGGAGTATACGATACAGAAGCTCGCGGAGATGGCGGGTGTGAGTACCAGAGCCTTGAGATATTACGATGAGATCGGGCTGCTGCACCCGAACCGGATCAGCTCCTCCGGCTACCGGATATACAGCCGCAGGGAGGTCGAGCGATTGCAGCAGATTATGTTTTACCGCGAGCTCTCTCTGCCGCTGGATACCATCCAGGAGCTGCTGGATGCGCCGGGCTTTGACAGCCTCGCCGCGCTGAAGGGACATCGGGAGCAGCTGCTAGGACAGAAGCAGCGGCTGGACCTCTTGATTCAGAATGTAGAGCGCAGCATTGCTGCAGCAGAAGGGAGCATGACGATGCGTGATGTAGACAAATTTGAAGGGTTTAAGCGTCAGCAGGTGGAGGAGAATGAGAGGAAATACGGGGAAGAGCTTCGGACGAAGTACGGGGAGGAGACGGTTTCGCGGGCCAATCACAAGCTTCAGGGCATGTCGCCGGAGCAATATGAAGCCGTAACAGCGCTGGAGCAGCAGCTGAAGGCAACGCTGGCGACAGCGATCCAGTCGGGTGACCCGGCCGGAGAGCAGGCTCAGCAGGCAGCGGAGCTGCACAAGCGCTGGCTGTGCTTTTACTGGGACAGCTACAGCAAGGAGGCCCATGCAGGGCTTGCACAGATGTATGTGGATGACGAGCGGTTCACCGCCTACTATGATCAGGAGCAGCCGGGCACGGCGGCTTTTTTGAGAGACGCGATCTTGGTCTATACCGGTCAATAA
- a CDS encoding NAD-dependent malic enzyme, with translation MKHTGLGGKSIILRLEMDTNRIKFGQVASAVSEAGGDMVAIDVIQSTGYTTVRDITITVTDSAHISKVTDTVKSLDGVRLVNISDRTFLMHLGGKIETNPKVPINNRDDLSRVYTPDVARVCTAIQEDPKKAHTLTIKRNTVAVISDGSAVLGLGNIGPYAAMPVMEGKSMLFKQFAGVDSFPICLDTQDTEEIIASIKAIAPAFGGINLEDIASPRCFEIEARLREELDIPVFHDDQHGTAVVLHAALINALKVVDKPLDQVKVVICGIGAAGVACSKILLAAGVGELIGVDRAGALTRDKSYDQAMWQWYAEHTNPKRLDGPLKDVIQGADVFIGLSAGGVLSREDVQSMAERPVVFAMANPVPEIQPEEVEDIAAVIATGRSDYPNQINNVLCFPGIFRAALDCRASTINEEMKLAAAEAIASAVPAEELNASYIIPSVFNQNVVKAIRERVVKAAVQSGVARRIPRE, from the coding sequence GAAGCATACAGGACTCGGAGGCAAAAGTATTATCCTCAGACTTGAAATGGACACGAACCGGATCAAATTCGGCCAGGTCGCTTCGGCAGTTTCGGAAGCCGGTGGAGATATGGTAGCGATTGACGTCATTCAGTCCACTGGCTACACCACCGTCAGGGACATTACGATTACCGTAACCGACAGCGCGCATATCAGCAAAGTTACAGATACGGTCAAGAGCCTGGACGGCGTCCGGCTTGTGAACATTTCCGACCGTACCTTTCTTATGCATCTGGGCGGCAAGATCGAGACCAACCCCAAAGTACCGATCAACAACCGGGATGATCTGTCCAGGGTGTATACTCCGGATGTCGCGCGCGTCTGTACCGCCATTCAGGAGGATCCTAAGAAAGCGCATACACTTACAATAAAAAGAAACACGGTTGCCGTGATCTCCGACGGCAGCGCCGTGCTGGGGCTCGGCAATATCGGCCCGTACGCCGCCATGCCGGTCATGGAGGGCAAGTCGATGCTCTTCAAGCAATTTGCAGGTGTGGATTCTTTTCCGATCTGCCTGGATACCCAGGATACGGAAGAGATTATCGCCTCAATCAAGGCGATTGCTCCTGCTTTTGGGGGCATCAATCTGGAGGATATCGCCTCTCCGCGCTGCTTCGAGATTGAAGCGCGTCTGCGGGAGGAGCTCGATATCCCTGTCTTCCACGATGACCAGCACGGCACCGCCGTGGTGCTGCACGCTGCCCTGATTAATGCTTTGAAGGTGGTCGATAAGCCCCTGGACCAGGTTAAGGTCGTGATCTGCGGCATCGGAGCCGCCGGGGTTGCCTGCAGCAAGATTCTGCTCGCTGCCGGTGTCGGCGAGCTGATCGGAGTGGATCGTGCTGGAGCTCTGACCCGCGACAAATCCTACGATCAGGCCATGTGGCAGTGGTACGCGGAGCACACGAACCCCAAGAGACTGGATGGCCCCCTGAAGGATGTAATCCAGGGTGCCGACGTATTTATCGGCTTGTCCGCCGGAGGCGTACTGAGCCGGGAGGATGTTCAATCTATGGCGGAGCGGCCGGTCGTCTTCGCCATGGCGAACCCGGTGCCGGAAATCCAGCCGGAGGAGGTTGAGGACATCGCTGCTGTCATTGCAACCGGCCGCTCGGATTATCCGAACCAGATCAACAATGTACTGTGCTTCCCCGGCATTTTCCGCGCTGCACTGGATTGCCGGGCGTCCACCATCAACGAGGAGATGAAGCTGGCGGCGGCGGAAGCGATTGCCTCTGCCGTTCCTGCGGAAGAACTGAATGCCTCGTACATCATTCCGAGCGTCTTCAACCAGAATGTGGTCAAGGCCATTCGCGAGCGGGTGGTCAAGGCTGCCGTGCAGAGCGGCGTAGCGCGAAGAATTCCGCGGGAATAA